Proteins co-encoded in one Candidatus Bathyarchaeia archaeon genomic window:
- the aspS gene encoding aspartate--tRNA(Asn) ligase, translating into MSNSAPGRTFHLKRTVLTSQLKEHLDKEVVLAGWVHDVRVLGGISFILLRDMSGIVQVTAPKAKVTPEIVKEIGTLHQEDVILVKGKVVSSKIAKKGIEVIPERLEVVNRAETPLPLDPRGVQNTLLETRLNWRFLDFRSEESNAIFKIQSKILQSFREFFITRHYVEIQPPVIIASASEGGAELFSLKYFEKDAYLAQSPQLYKQMCAISFEKVFTVLPVFRAEKFEQPTHLNEVRQMDIEQAFSTDEEVMKVLEEFLAECIKKITVSCNEELEKISQKLEPLHLPLNRVQYRDAIELLRKNGEEIQVGNDFSKTQEKKLSQLLKEEAFFIVGWPSEQKAFYAMPDKDGKTSRAFDLIYRGLEIASGTQRIHVPALLIQQLKSKGLNPENFKFYIDSFRYGAPPHAGWSIGLERLTMKMTSRENIRETTMFPRDRNRLSP; encoded by the coding sequence CTGTCCAACAGCGCGCCTGGTCGCACATTCCATCTCAAACGGACCGTCCTCACCTCTCAGCTCAAAGAGCACTTGGACAAGGAAGTCGTCCTAGCCGGCTGGGTTCACGATGTTAGAGTCCTTGGAGGAATATCCTTCATACTCCTCCGCGACATGAGCGGAATCGTCCAAGTGACCGCTCCCAAGGCAAAGGTCACCCCCGAGATCGTCAAGGAAATCGGCACACTTCACCAGGAAGATGTGATCCTTGTCAAAGGCAAGGTTGTGTCGAGCAAGATCGCCAAGAAAGGTATCGAAGTCATTCCGGAACGTCTCGAAGTGGTGAACCGAGCCGAGACACCTCTACCCCTCGATCCGAGGGGGGTGCAGAACACTCTTCTGGAGACCAGGCTCAACTGGAGATTCCTAGACTTTCGCAGCGAAGAATCAAACGCGATCTTCAAGATCCAGTCCAAGATCCTGCAGAGCTTCCGAGAATTCTTCATCACGCGACACTATGTGGAGATACAACCACCGGTAATCATCGCCTCGGCAAGCGAGGGCGGAGCAGAACTCTTCTCGCTCAAATATTTCGAGAAGGACGCCTATCTAGCCCAATCACCTCAGCTCTACAAGCAGATGTGCGCGATATCCTTCGAGAAGGTATTCACTGTTCTACCGGTATTCAGGGCGGAAAAGTTCGAACAGCCCACCCATCTCAACGAAGTCCGACAGATGGACATCGAACAGGCATTCTCAACAGATGAGGAAGTCATGAAAGTCCTCGAGGAATTTCTCGCAGAATGCATCAAGAAGATTACCGTGTCATGCAATGAGGAGCTGGAGAAGATCAGCCAGAAACTCGAACCCCTGCACTTGCCCCTAAACCGAGTACAATACAGAGACGCCATCGAACTCTTGCGGAAGAATGGTGAAGAGATCCAAGTTGGAAATGACTTCTCAAAGACCCAGGAAAAGAAACTCTCGCAACTTCTGAAGGAAGAAGCATTCTTCATTGTTGGCTGGCCTTCGGAGCAAAAGGCGTTTTATGCGATGCCTGACAAGGATGGTAAGACCTCCCGAGCCTTTGACCTGATCTATCGAGGATTGGAGATAGCGTCTGGAACGCAGCGCATACACGTGCCAGCTCTCCTGATTCAGCAGCTCAAGTCCAAGGGGCTGAATCCGGAGAACTTCAAGTTCTACATCGACTCTTTCAGATACGGTGCCCCACCGCACGCAGGCTGGTCGATTGGACTAGAAAGATTGACTATGAAGATGACCAGCAGGGAGAACATTAGAGAAACAACCATGTTTCCAAGAGACAGAAATCGACTGAGCCCTTAA